In Candidatus Methylomirabilota bacterium, the genomic window GTCAGCGCGCGAGGAGGAGACAGGCCGCTCCGGCCGAGGCGAGGAGCGCGGAGACGAGGCGACGCCGCAGGTCGGGCTCGCCGAAGAGCGCGCGCCCGAGCACCACCGACAGGACCGCGGAGAGGCGGCGGATGGCGTTGACGTAGGACGCGGGCGCCATGGTCAGGGCGGTGGTCTGCATCCCGGTCCCCGTTACCCCCAGGAGACCATAGGCGAGGAGAGTGATCAGGTTGCCCGGCGTGGCACTCCGCGCGAGATCCCGCGGGACGATGGCCATGGCGAGCAACGTGCTCAAGATCCCCGAGGCGCCGTGCGAGCACAGGAGATAGCTGGGCGGTCCGATGCCCATGGCCGCCCAGCGGTCCACGGCGCCGAGCATGCCGAGGAGGACGGCCGCCCCGAGGGCGTCGAGCGCGTCCCGGCGCGCGAGAAGAGTGTGGAGCCGTTCCGGCCAGCTCGAGCCGCCGGAGAGGCTCACCGTCCCCACCAGCGTGAGCCCGAGCCCGAGCCACCCGAGCGCGCTCGGCAGCGTGCCGCTGAGCAGGG contains:
- a CDS encoding EamA family transporter, which codes for MTWFPLSLGAALTQAAQFAVIKGRGRVIPALVIVAWGQLLAALAWLAFFLFTGARFAAPLWVWPAIIASAALAISMNALLARASARGDISIVGPMLALSPVFTLLPDALLSGTLPSALGWLGLGLTLVGTVSLSGGSSWPERLHTLLARRDALDALGAAVLLGMLGAVDRWAAMGIGPPSYLLCSHGASGILSTLLAMAIVPRDLARSATPGNLITLLAYGLLGVTGTGMQTTALTMAPASYVNAIRRLSAVLSVVLGRALFGEPDLRRRLVSALLASAGAACLLLAR